A single genomic interval of Prionailurus viverrinus isolate Anna chromosome A2, UM_Priviv_1.0, whole genome shotgun sequence harbors:
- the LOC125160668 gene encoding olfactory receptor 7A10-like — protein MEGRNQTHVTEFILLGLSDEGGLQSLLFWLFLSMYLVTFTGNLLMILAIITDSRLHTPMYFFLSNLSFSDICFTSTTVPKMLLNIQTQSRVISYKGCLSQMYFFMLFVGLDNFLLTVMAYDRFVAICHPLHYMVIMNPKFCSILLLVPWILSVLTSLLHDLMILRLSFCTELEILHFFCELKQVLQLACSDTFLNDLMIYVTSGLLGVVPLTGILFSYSRIVTSILRISSVRGKYKAFSTCGSHLSVVSLFYGTSLGVYLSFAASQNSRASAIASVMFTVVTPMLNPFIYGLRNRDIKQALRRIFSRETFSAYRILCFRIRT, from the coding sequence atggaaggaagaaatcaaactcaTGTTACAGAATTTATCCTGTTGGGGCTCTCAGACGAGGGGGGGCTGCAGTCCCTGCTCTTTTGGCTGTTCCTGTCCATGTATCTGGTCACCTTCACTGGGAACCTGCTCATGATCCTGGCCATTATCACGGACTCCCGCCTCCAcacgcccatgtacttcttcctctccaacctGTCCTTTTCAGACATCTGTTTCACCTCCACCACCGTCCCAaagatgctgctgaacatccagACGCAGAGCAGAGTGATCTCCTACAAAGGTTGCCTCAGCCAGATGtactttttcatgctttttgtaGGATTAGACAACTTCCTCTTGAcagtgatggcctatgaccggtttgtggccatctgtcacccaTTGCACTACATGGTCATCATGAATCCCAAATTCTGCAGCATCCTGCTTCTGGTTCCCTGGATATTGAGTGTTCTTACCTCTCTATTACATGACTTGATGATTTTGCGACTCTCCTTTTGCACAGAGCTGGAAATCCttcactttttctgtgaacttaAGCAGGTGCTCCAACTTGCTTGCTCTGATACCTTCCTCAATGACCTGATGATCTATGTCACAAGTGGACTTCTGGGTGTTGTTCCACTCACTGGCATCCTGTTCTCTTACTCTAGAATTGTCACTTCCATTTTGAGAATTTCATCAGTGAGGGGCAAGTATAAAGCATTTTCCACGTGTGGGTCTCATCTCTCAGTGGTCTCTTTGTTCTACGGTACAAGCCTTGGGGTTTATCTTAGTTTTGCTGCTTCACAAAACTCCAGAGCAAGTGCCATAGCCTCAGTGATGTTCACAGTGGTGAcacccatgctgaaccccttcatctaTGGTCTGAGGAACAGAGACATCAAGCAAGCTCTGAGAAGGATCTTTAGCCGAGAGACATTCTCTGCATATAGGATTCTTTGTTTCAGGATAAGGACTTGA